One segment of Campylobacter sp. CNRCH_2014_0184h DNA contains the following:
- the guaA gene encoding glutamine-hydrolyzing GMP synthase — MKKADILVLDFGSQYTQLIARRLREQGVYAEILPFNVSLDEIKAKEPKGIILSGGPASVYANDAYFCDKGIFDLNTPVLGICYGMQLMAHHFGANVAPAGHKEYGKATIDIQNDSDLFKNLPKKQTVWMSHSDKVENLPQGFEVLATSENSPFCVFGDEKRKFFALQFHPEVQHSEFGKSILKNFAKYACNCDSVWNMGSFAKTQAQKIKEEVGNDKVLCAVSGGVDSSVVAALLASAIKDQVVVVFVDNGLLRSGEKEQVEYMFRHTLGIDLISIDAREIFLSRLAGVRDPEQKRKIIGNTFIEVFEEEAKKHKDVKYLAQGTLYTDIIESSVVGASKTIKSHHNVGGLPEKMNLKLIEPLKEIFKDEVRALGMELGLSKDVVYRHPFPGPGLAIRIMGEVNEPSLELLRKADVILIEELKSSGWYDKTWQAFCVLLNVQSVGVMGDNRTYDNAVCVRVVNASDGMTATFSHLPYELLENISRRIINEVEGINRVVYDISSKPPATIEWE, encoded by the coding sequence ATGAAAAAAGCAGATATTTTAGTTTTGGACTTTGGTTCACAATATACACAACTCATTGCTAGAAGATTAAGAGAACAAGGCGTGTATGCAGAAATTTTACCTTTTAATGTAAGTTTAGATGAGATCAAAGCTAAAGAGCCTAAGGGTATTATTTTAAGTGGTGGGCCAGCTAGTGTATATGCAAATGATGCTTATTTTTGTGATAAGGGTATTTTTGATTTAAATACACCAGTTTTAGGAATATGCTATGGTATGCAACTTATGGCGCATCATTTTGGAGCAAATGTTGCCCCAGCAGGTCATAAAGAATATGGTAAAGCAACTATAGATATTCAAAATGATAGTGATTTGTTTAAAAATTTACCTAAAAAGCAAACGGTATGGATGAGCCATTCTGATAAGGTTGAGAATTTGCCACAAGGTTTTGAGGTTTTAGCGACTAGCGAAAATAGTCCATTTTGTGTATTTGGAGATGAGAAGCGTAAATTTTTTGCTTTACAATTTCACCCTGAAGTGCAACATAGTGAATTTGGAAAAAGCATCTTGAAAAATTTTGCTAAGTATGCATGTAATTGTGATAGTGTATGGAATATGGGATCTTTTGCAAAAACTCAAGCACAAAAAATCAAAGAAGAAGTAGGAAATGATAAAGTACTTTGTGCAGTAAGTGGCGGAGTTGATAGTAGCGTGGTGGCTGCATTGTTGGCAAGTGCGATAAAAGATCAAGTAGTAGTTGTTTTTGTTGATAATGGTCTTTTAAGAAGTGGTGAAAAAGAACAAGTTGAGTATATGTTTAGACACACCTTGGGCATTGATTTAATCAGTATTGATGCTAGAGAGATTTTCTTAAGTCGTTTAGCAGGAGTAAGAGATCCTGAACAAAAGAGAAAAATCATAGGAAATACTTTCATAGAAGTTTTTGAAGAAGAAGCTAAAAAACATAAAGATGTAAAATATCTAGCACAAGGGACTTTGTATACTGATATTATCGAAAGTTCGGTTGTAGGAGCTAGTAAGACTATAAAATCTCATCATAATGTAGGTGGCTTACCTGAAAAGATGAATTTAAAACTCATCGAGCCATTAAAGGAAATTTTTAAAGATGAGGTAAGAGCTTTGGGAATGGAGCTTGGCTTAAGTAAAGATGTAGTTTATCGCCACCCTTTCCCAGGACCAGGCCTTGCTATACGTATAATGGGTGAGGTAAATGAGCCTAGTTTGGAGCTTTTAAGAAAAGCAGATGTTATTTTGATTGAAGAATTAAAAAGCAGTGGCTGGTATGATAAGACATGGCAAGCTTTTTGTGTGCTTTTAAACGTGCAAAGTGTTGGTGTAATGGGTGATAATAGAACCTATGATAACGCAGTTTGTGTGCGCGTTGTTAATGCAAGCGATGGTATGACTGCAACTTTTTCTCATTTACCTTATGAATTATTAGAAAATATTTCACGTCGTATTATTAATGAAGTAGAAGGAATCAATCGCGTAGTGTATGATATTTCTAGCAAGCCACCAGCAACGATTGAATGGGAATGA
- the purD gene encoding phosphoribosylamine--glycine ligase has protein sequence MKILILGSGAREYSIALALQKTNDNLEFYFAPGNGATAKIGTNLNMKDPKVITAYAKASEIDLCIVGSENFLAEGIVDLFKENNIAIFGPTKAAAMLEASKSFMKSFLKKYKIKTAKFLNTTDYEKAKKFITSLTPPIVVKADGLCAGKGVIIAQSHEEALEATKNMLSGESFGEAGKIVVIEEYLDGFELSVFAVCDGNDFILLPAAQDHKRLLDNDKGPNTGGMGAYAPSTLASENLLEQVKKDIVAPTLKGMKEEGAEFVGVLFIGLMVVNNKPYVLEYNVRFGDPECEVLMPLIENPLDLFLACVNKNLANTHIKIKNEFAVGVVCASKNYPYKDSPKALIEIGDIPQNSHISYAGVSLEDDKLYASGGRVLVCVGTGKSIEEAQKNAYILCENVHFKGKQYRKDIAFQVLK, from the coding sequence ATGAAAATTTTAATACTAGGAAGCGGTGCTAGGGAGTATTCTATCGCTTTGGCTCTTCAAAAAACAAATGATAATTTAGAATTTTATTTTGCTCCAGGAAATGGTGCTACTGCTAAAATAGGAACAAATCTTAATATGAAAGATCCTAAAGTTATAACAGCTTATGCAAAAGCATCTGAGATTGATCTTTGCATAGTTGGGAGTGAGAATTTTTTAGCAGAGGGTATAGTAGATCTTTTTAAAGAAAACAATATTGCTATTTTTGGGCCTACTAAAGCTGCTGCTATGTTGGAAGCTTCAAAATCTTTTATGAAGAGTTTTTTAAAAAAATATAAAATCAAAACAGCTAAATTTTTAAACACAACCGATTATGAAAAAGCTAAGAAATTTATCACGTCTTTAACACCTCCTATTGTTGTAAAAGCGGATGGCTTATGTGCAGGTAAAGGGGTGATTATTGCGCAAAGCCATGAAGAAGCTTTAGAAGCTACTAAAAATATGCTAAGTGGAGAAAGCTTTGGGGAAGCTGGAAAAATTGTTGTGATTGAAGAATATCTTGATGGTTTTGAATTAAGCGTATTTGCAGTTTGCGATGGAAATGATTTTATATTGTTGCCTGCAGCGCAAGATCATAAAAGATTATTAGATAATGATAAAGGGCCTAATACGGGTGGCATGGGGGCTTATGCTCCAAGTACTTTAGCAAGTGAAAATTTGTTAGAGCAAGTGAAGAAAGATATAGTGGCGCCAACTCTTAAAGGCATGAAAGAAGAAGGTGCTGAATTTGTTGGAGTGTTGTTTATAGGCTTGATGGTTGTAAATAATAAACCTTATGTTTTAGAGTATAATGTGCGTTTTGGTGATCCTGAATGTGAGGTTTTGATGCCTTTAATAGAAAATCCTTTGGATTTATTTTTAGCATGTGTGAATAAAAATCTTGCCAATACTCATATAAAAATTAAAAATGAATTTGCTGTGGGTGTGGTTTGTGCAAGTAAAAATTATCCTTACAAGGACTCACCAAAAGCTTTGATTGAGATAGGCGATATTCCACAAAATTCTCATATTTCTTATGCTGGTGTGAGTTTAGAAGATGATAAATTATATGCCAGCGGTGGTCGCGTGTTGGTTTGTGTGGGAACTGGCAAAAGCATTGAAGAAGCTCAAAAAAACGCTTATATACTTTGTGAAAATGTCCATTTTAAAGGAAAACAATACAGAAAAGATATTGCCTTTCAGGTTCTTAAATGA
- a CDS encoding class I SAM-dependent methyltransferase, giving the protein MFLYQYFKNPKQTGAFCASSKKLSKLITSHVQHAKNIVEIGPGTGSFTKYILKQKSHNASFFAVEINPQMAKKLKQKIKNIDIEVNSAEFLPNMLEKRAINSVDLIISGIPWALLNSKEQDLLLKSIHDALEENGCFATFAYILPTPKGRAFKKKLFATFSKVEISPIIWQNLPPAFVYFCTK; this is encoded by the coding sequence ATGTTTTTATATCAATATTTTAAAAACCCAAAACAAACAGGTGCGTTTTGCGCAAGCTCTAAAAAATTAAGTAAACTCATAACTTCTCATGTCCAACATGCAAAAAATATCGTTGAAATAGGGCCTGGTACAGGAAGTTTTACAAAGTATATCCTCAAACAAAAAAGCCATAATGCAAGTTTTTTTGCCGTAGAAATCAATCCTCAAATGGCAAAAAAATTAAAGCAAAAGATAAAAAATATAGATATAGAAGTCAACTCAGCAGAATTTTTACCAAATATGTTAGAAAAAAGAGCGATCAATAGTGTAGATTTAATTATCTCAGGAATTCCTTGGGCTTTATTAAATTCCAAAGAACAAGATTTATTGCTAAAATCCATTCATGATGCTTTAGAGGAAAATGGTTGTTTTGCAACATTTGCTTATATACTCCCAACACCAAAAGGGAGAGCTTTTAAGAAAAAACTTTTTGCCACTTTTAGCAAGGTAGAAATTTCACCTATCATTTGGCAAAATCTTCCCCCTGCTTTTGTTTATTTTTGCACTAAATGA
- a CDS encoding RDD family protein yields MSTNQELFDKLEKEEIKIASFKKRFLAYVVDSFVILGIVSIILLDKINSMQTYEEIHNLLMRFAGGILILQFAYHSLFTYLYGATLGKMLLKIMVIDQELLDKPNFTQSALRAGVRQISDMLYGLGFAWALSNIVLKTWHDYAAKTVVIDLA; encoded by the coding sequence ATGAGCACCAATCAAGAATTATTTGATAAGCTAGAAAAAGAAGAAATAAAAATAGCAAGTTTTAAAAAAAGATTTTTAGCTTATGTTGTTGATAGTTTTGTAATTTTGGGCATCGTAAGTATTATTTTGCTTGATAAAATTAATTCTATGCAAACTTATGAAGAAATTCATAATCTTTTAATGCGTTTTGCTGGTGGGATTTTGATTTTACAGTTTGCATACCATAGTTTATTTACTTATTTATATGGCGCAACTTTAGGAAAAATGCTTTTGAAGATCATGGTGATTGATCAAGAATTGCTAGATAAACCAAATTTTACTCAAAGCGCTCTAAGAGCAGGTGTAAGACAAATTAGTGATATGTTGTATGGTTTAGGATTTGCTTGGGCTTTGAGTAATATTGTTTTGAAAACTTGGCATGATTATGCAGCCAAAACAGTGGTGATAGATCTTGCGTAA
- a CDS encoding polyribonucleotide nucleotidyltransferase, with product MRHEININNHLEIFDTDKVAKQAAGAVLMQEKNAVVLATVAREEKMVEEDFLPLTVQYIEKAYAAGKIPGGYVKRETKPGDNETLSARIIDRSLRPLFPKGYAYPTQIVVMVLSADPEVDLQVMSLNAASVALYLSDIPIKAPVCGVRIGRINNDFVLNPSNSELKNSTLDLYVAGVKDELLMIEMRALANKQDDKHRMNELSEDDTLKALDFASSAILRGSNEYEKAFAAYRKNSKLEFKIESDNIQIIDYIKNTYITKLKIAINQMAKSERASEILQIAKEIESESMAIENEWKFEDIEKALHACKRELIRNQIINENKRADGRGLKDVRKIDIETNILPSAHGSCLFTRGQTQALVVATLGNDNDAQMSDMLTEKNPICEKFMVNYNFPGFSVGEASPIKAPGRRELGHGNLAKRALYPSVDTDYAHTIRLVSEILESNGSSSMATVCGGALALRAAGVKSEKLVAGVAMGLVFEDEKYAILTDIMGLEDHDGDMDFKVAGSYDGITALQMDIKLGGIEQQVLKEALYQAKEARKHILQLMEEANQNIVVNEAILPKIEIFNVDPNKIPDIIGQGGKTIKEIIEKFEVNIDLDRDKGEVKIAGIDHDLISQSKEYILNLLHSKGSNKKRDKKEMPKFDIGEEFLGRVQKVVEFGVFVELKEGVDGLLHNSKIKEKLEVGDEIKVKVAEIKNGKVSLDLA from the coding sequence ATGCGACATGAAATAAATATCAATAATCACCTTGAAATATTTGATACCGATAAAGTGGCAAAACAAGCAGCAGGTGCAGTTTTAATGCAAGAAAAAAATGCAGTGGTTTTGGCAACTGTAGCCAGAGAAGAAAAAATGGTAGAAGAGGATTTTTTGCCTCTTACAGTACAATATATAGAAAAAGCTTATGCAGCAGGTAAAATTCCAGGAGGTTATGTAAAAAGAGAAACTAAGCCAGGCGACAATGAAACATTAAGCGCTAGGATTATAGATAGAAGTTTAAGACCTCTTTTTCCAAAAGGATATGCATATCCAACTCAAATTGTTGTAATGGTTCTTTCTGCTGATCCTGAAGTAGATTTGCAAGTGATGAGTTTAAACGCTGCAAGCGTTGCTTTGTATTTAAGTGATATCCCTATTAAAGCACCTGTTTGTGGTGTAAGAATAGGTCGTATAAATAATGATTTTGTTTTAAATCCAAGCAATAGCGAGTTAAAAAATAGCACTTTAGATCTTTATGTAGCAGGCGTTAAAGATGAGCTTTTAATGATAGAAATGAGAGCTTTGGCAAACAAGCAAGATGATAAACACCGTATGAATGAACTTAGCGAAGATGATACTTTAAAGGCTTTAGATTTTGCAAGTAGTGCAATCTTGCGTGGTTCCAATGAATATGAAAAAGCATTTGCTGCTTATAGAAAAAATTCTAAACTCGAGTTTAAAATAGAGTCAGATAATATTCAAATTATTGACTATATAAAAAATACTTATATAACAAAACTCAAAATTGCTATTAATCAAATGGCAAAAAGTGAAAGGGCAAGTGAAATTTTACAAATAGCAAAAGAGATTGAAAGTGAATCTATGGCTATTGAAAACGAATGGAAATTTGAAGATATTGAAAAAGCTTTACATGCATGCAAAAGAGAACTTATTAGAAACCAAATTATTAATGAAAATAAAAGAGCAGATGGTAGAGGTTTAAAGGATGTTAGAAAAATAGATATAGAAACAAATATTTTACCAAGTGCACATGGATCTTGTCTTTTTACTAGAGGGCAAACCCAAGCCTTAGTTGTGGCCACCTTGGGAAATGATAATGATGCGCAAATGTCAGATATGCTTACAGAAAAAAATCCAATTTGTGAAAAATTTATGGTTAATTATAATTTTCCAGGTTTTTCAGTGGGCGAAGCTAGCCCTATAAAAGCTCCTGGTAGAAGAGAGCTTGGCCATGGAAATTTAGCAAAAAGAGCTTTGTATCCTAGTGTTGATACAGATTATGCTCATACAATTCGTTTGGTTTCTGAAATTTTAGAAAGTAATGGTTCTAGCTCTATGGCTACTGTTTGTGGTGGTGCATTGGCTTTAAGAGCTGCAGGGGTAAAAAGTGAAAAACTAGTAGCAGGTGTGGCGATGGGGCTTGTTTTTGAAGATGAAAAATATGCTATTTTAACCGATATCATGGGGCTTGAAGATCATGATGGAGATATGGATTTTAAAGTAGCAGGAAGCTATGATGGAATCACTGCTTTGCAGATGGATATAAAACTTGGTGGTATAGAGCAACAGGTTTTAAAAGAGGCTTTATATCAAGCAAAAGAAGCTAGGAAGCACATTTTGCAATTAATGGAAGAGGCTAATCAAAACATAGTTGTTAATGAAGCTATTTTGCCAAAGATTGAAATTTTTAATGTAGATCCAAATAAAATTCCTGATATTATAGGTCAAGGTGGTAAAACCATTAAAGAAATTATTGAAAAATTTGAAGTTAATATTGATTTAGATAGAGATAAAGGTGAGGTTAAAATAGCAGGAATTGATCATGATTTGATTTCTCAAAGTAAAGAGTATATATTAAATTTACTTCACTCTAAAGGTTCTAACAAAAAGCGCGACAAAAAGGAAATGCCTAAATTTGATATCGGTGAAGAATTTTTAGGACGAGTTCAAAAGGTTGTAGAATTTGGAGTTTTTGTAGAACTTAAAGAAGGCGTGGATGGTTTATTACATAATTCTAAGATTAAAGAAAAGTTAGAGGTAGGAGATGAAATTAAAGTTAAAGTTGCAGAAATTAAAAATGGAAAAGTATCTTTAGACTTAGCCTAA
- a CDS encoding phosphoribosyltransferase family protein: MFFEDEKDALERLYDLLPLNKLKDYIIITPSLKSIVFVDVLAKKLEIPYDFLFTEQIKAPNNDECQIAMISETKELVYNEALVKAFDISLDYIYGEANRTYEEKILKNVYRYRKGNLLKDLKGKNILMLHEGCESGITASSCIKSLLKEEVSSIIYATALMPSDVYDYISVFADEVYCVQKIDHFVDIEFYFKNKTILQAHEILDILEESRYYLPLKK; the protein is encoded by the coding sequence ATGTTTTTTGAAGATGAAAAAGATGCGCTTGAAAGATTATATGATTTACTTCCACTAAATAAATTAAAAGATTATATTATTATTACTCCTTCTTTAAAATCTATAGTTTTTGTTGATGTATTGGCAAAAAAATTAGAAATACCCTATGATTTTTTATTTACAGAGCAAATCAAAGCTCCTAATAATGATGAATGTCAAATAGCTATGATTAGCGAAACAAAAGAATTAGTTTACAATGAAGCCTTAGTTAAGGCTTTTGATATAAGCTTAGATTATATTTATGGTGAGGCAAATAGAACTTATGAAGAAAAAATTTTAAAGAATGTATATCGTTATAGAAAAGGTAATCTTTTAAAAGATTTAAAAGGAAAAAATATTTTAATGTTGCATGAGGGGTGTGAGAGTGGGATTACTGCTTCTTCATGTATAAAAAGTTTGTTAAAAGAAGAGGTTAGTAGTATTATTTATGCCACCGCTTTAATGCCAAGTGATGTATATGATTATATTAGTGTTTTTGCAGATGAGGTTTATTGCGTGCAAAAAATTGATCATTTTGTAGATATTGAGTTTTATTTTAAAAATAAAACGATTTTGCAAGCTCACGAAATTTTAGATATTTTAGAAGAAAGTAGGTATTATTTACCTTTAAAAAAATAA
- the nhaD gene encoding sodium:proton antiporter NhaD, producing the protein MNKILFLLCFGVSFLLASQTHELNLAFSVLGIGILIIFILGYYFIAAEEKYHINKTKPALFIGTFSFIIIGIYMVMNDLDTQILEESVNHLILEIAQIVFFLIAAMTFIEALIERSVFETLKYKLVSKGYTYRKLFWLTGILAFFISPIADNLTTALILSTVLLTIDKHNKEFLIPGAINIVVAANAGGAWSPFGDITTLMVWTAKKATFFEFFALFPASFIGWLLTAYLLSRYVPNIKPNFHKDNLEKVEIKPGGKVFIVLGFLTIALAVFIHSICDLPAMWGMIFGLSLLSLYMYFFNRKQGKKDLNIFHYMTRIEMDTLLFFFGILSAVGALHFVGWLAYASDLYAKFGATSINIGVGFLSAIVDNVPVMSAVLKANPNMDDTQWLLVTLTAGIGGSLISFGSAAGVGVMGKMKGIYTFNAHLKYAWTILVGYIISIIVWYVQFQLLNL; encoded by the coding sequence ATGAATAAAATACTTTTTTTACTTTGTTTTGGTGTTAGTTTTTTGTTGGCTAGTCAAACACATGAACTAAATTTAGCTTTTAGTGTTTTAGGTATAGGTATTTTAATAATTTTTATATTAGGTTATTATTTTATCGCAGCAGAAGAGAAATATCATATCAATAAAACTAAGCCTGCTTTATTTATAGGAACTTTTTCTTTTATTATCATTGGTATATATATGGTAATGAATGATTTAGACACACAAATACTTGAAGAAAGTGTAAATCATCTTATTTTAGAAATTGCGCAAATTGTGTTTTTTTTAATAGCTGCTATGACTTTTATAGAAGCCTTGATAGAAAGATCAGTTTTTGAAACTTTAAAATACAAACTTGTAAGCAAGGGTTATACTTATAGAAAATTATTTTGGCTAACAGGTATTTTAGCTTTTTTTATCTCTCCAATTGCAGATAATCTTACAACTGCTTTGATTTTATCTACTGTGCTTTTAACTATAGATAAACATAATAAAGAATTTTTAATTCCAGGTGCTATAAATATTGTAGTAGCAGCTAATGCTGGTGGAGCTTGGTCGCCTTTTGGTGATATTACTACTTTGATGGTTTGGACAGCAAAAAAAGCCACGTTTTTTGAATTTTTTGCTCTTTTCCCTGCTTCTTTTATTGGTTGGTTGCTTACTGCTTATTTGTTATCACGTTATGTGCCTAATATTAAGCCAAATTTTCACAAAGATAATTTAGAAAAAGTCGAGATTAAACCAGGTGGTAAAGTTTTTATTGTGCTTGGTTTTTTAACTATAGCTTTAGCGGTATTTATTCATAGTATTTGTGATTTACCTGCAATGTGGGGTATGATTTTTGGCCTTTCATTGCTTAGTTTGTATATGTATTTTTTCAACAGAAAACAAGGCAAAAAAGATTTAAATATTTTTCATTATATGACGCGTATTGAGATGGACACTTTATTATTTTTCTTTGGTATTTTATCTGCTGTGGGCGCCTTGCATTTTGTTGGTTGGCTTGCTTATGCTTCTGATCTTTATGCAAAATTTGGAGCTACTAGTATTAATATAGGAGTAGGATTTTTATCTGCTATTGTAGATAATGTTCCGGTTATGAGTGCGGTATTAAAGGCAAATCCAAACATGGATGATACTCAATGGCTTTTGGTAACTCTTACAGCAGGAATAGGGGGGTCTTTGATCAGCTTTGGTTCAGCTGCTGGAGTAGGGGTAATGGGCAAAATGAAGGGAATTTATACTTTTAATGCTCATTTAAAATATGCATGGACGATTTTGGTTGGTTATATAATATCTATTATAGTTTGGTATGTACAATTTCAATTGTTAAATTTGTAA
- a CDS encoding LPS-assembly protein LptD, with the protein MLRKILLSLACVGSLYASKVDIYALDVVKTNDIIEAKNNVVVVSDLYLITASEAKFNETTKDLELFGDVNILRGQKERTNSTYTKINLKDNTTAFKNLFFSNNDLEVWLQCHQADLNDKFVVTKKSVVSSCNVENPDWEIRFDEGKLNKESNFLHLYNARLYVKNTPVMYLPYFGFSVDTKRKSGLLIPQVVLKQSEGLYYNQPIYYVIDDNADIQFEPQIRTKRGYGLYSTLRFIDSPYSQGEISGGIFGEKSSYKKEENLKNKEHYGLEIKYSSEALFKSLLSDEFQEGLWIDATYLNDVDYMNLSSSAKTEASLVTSKINYFLSDDDNYYGAYAKYYIDTSKISNKDTMQEYPSFQYHRYLNGFFDNYIQYSLDASFHRYYRHTGIYAKTLDFDLPLIYHTSFLDDFLNFAFTERVYANFVDYSNTDIKNQEHLFRNSHNFSLYTDLSKPYENFYHTLYLGANYFIPGAKSGKITEDFIELKDDPEQFNFSMYQYFYSALGKKKLYHSLKAKYFTKEGSFGGFDNVVEYFYNDYISLRNEAEYSGVDNRFDKVFSEALFDYGEWKVSLNHAYRIYEKEKYNFLGTKAQYDINTNYQIFGGLWFDLNKDPEKWEIGYTYQRKCWNYSLMYRKDISPKLTSGGISAKDQSGVYFMFNFYPLGGVSYDFSLEENERSI; encoded by the coding sequence ATCTTGCGTAAAATATTGCTTTCTTTAGCTTGCGTAGGGAGTTTGTATGCTTCTAAGGTAGACATTTATGCTTTAGATGTTGTAAAAACAAATGATATTATAGAAGCAAAAAACAATGTGGTTGTAGTTTCTGATTTGTATTTAATAACCGCAAGCGAGGCTAAATTTAATGAAACAACTAAAGATTTAGAATTGTTTGGTGATGTAAATATCTTACGAGGGCAAAAAGAAAGAACCAATTCTACTTATACTAAAATTAATCTTAAAGATAACACAACAGCTTTTAAAAATTTATTTTTTTCAAATAACGATTTAGAGGTTTGGTTGCAATGTCATCAAGCAGATTTAAATGATAAGTTTGTTGTAACTAAAAAGTCGGTTGTTTCTAGTTGCAATGTTGAAAATCCTGATTGGGAAATTCGTTTTGATGAGGGTAAATTAAATAAAGAGAGTAATTTTTTACATCTTTATAATGCAAGATTGTATGTAAAAAATACCCCTGTAATGTATTTGCCGTATTTTGGCTTTAGTGTAGACACTAAAAGGAAAAGTGGTTTGTTAATTCCTCAGGTGGTTTTAAAACAAAGCGAGGGGTTATATTATAACCAACCAATCTATTATGTTATTGATGATAATGCAGATATTCAATTTGAACCTCAAATTAGGACAAAAAGAGGCTATGGATTATACTCAACTTTAAGATTTATTGATAGTCCTTATTCTCAAGGTGAAATTAGCGGTGGTATTTTTGGAGAAAAATCAAGCTATAAAAAAGAAGAAAATTTAAAAAATAAAGAACATTATGGTTTAGAGATTAAATATTCAAGTGAAGCTTTATTCAAGAGCCTTTTGAGTGATGAATTTCAAGAAGGCTTATGGATTGATGCTACTTATTTAAATGATGTAGATTATATGAACTTAAGCTCTAGCGCAAAAACTGAAGCTTCTTTGGTTACCTCAAAAATAAATTATTTCTTATCTGATGATGATAATTATTATGGTGCTTATGCGAAGTATTATATAGACACTTCTAAAATTAGCAACAAAGATACCATGCAAGAATATCCATCTTTTCAATATCATAGATATTTAAATGGTTTTTTTGATAACTATATACAGTATAGTTTAGATGCTTCTTTTCATAGATATTATAGACATACGGGTATTTATGCTAAAACTTTAGATTTTGATTTGCCTTTAATTTATCATACAAGTTTTTTGGATGATTTTTTAAATTTTGCCTTTACAGAAAGAGTTTATGCAAATTTTGTAGATTATTCTAATACAGATATTAAAAATCAAGAGCATTTGTTTAGAAATTCACATAATTTTTCTTTATATACAGATCTTTCTAAACCTTATGAAAATTTTTATCACACTTTATATTTAGGTGCTAATTATTTTATACCTGGAGCCAAATCAGGTAAAATTACCGAAGATTTTATAGAATTAAAAGATGATCCTGAGCAGTTTAATTTTTCGATGTATCAGTATTTTTATAGTGCTTTAGGCAAAAAAAAGCTATACCATAGTTTAAAGGCTAAGTATTTTACCAAAGAAGGTAGTTTTGGTGGTTTTGATAATGTTGTGGAATATTTTTATAATGATTATATAAGTTTAAGAAATGAGGCAGAATATTCAGGAGTAGATAATCGCTTTGATAAAGTATTTAGTGAGGCCTTATTTGATTATGGTGAGTGGAAAGTTAGTTTAAATCATGCTTATAGAATATATGAAAAAGAAAAATATAATTTTTTAGGAACTAAAGCTCAGTATGATATAAATACCAACTATCAAATATTTGGTGGTTTGTGGTTTGATTTGAATAAAGATCCTGAAAAATGGGAGATAGGTTATACTTATCAAAGAAAGTGTTGGAATTATTCTTTGATGTATCGTAAGGATATTTCACCTAAACTTACTAGTGGTGGGATTAGCGCTAAAGATCAAAGTGGTGTGTATTTTATGTTTAATTTTTATCCTTTGGGCGGTGTATCTTATGATTTTTCTCTGGAAGAAAATGAAAGGTCTATATAA